A portion of the Equus quagga isolate Etosha38 chromosome 17, UCLA_HA_Equagga_1.0, whole genome shotgun sequence genome contains these proteins:
- the LOC124229263 gene encoding 60S ribosomal protein L17-like yields MVRYSLDPENPTKSCKSRGSNLRVHFKNTRETAQAIKGMHIRKATKYLKDVTLKKQCVPFRRYNGGVGRCAQAKQWGWTQGRWPKKSAEFLLHMLKNAESNAELKGLDVDSLVIEHIQVNKAPKMRHRTYRAHGRINPYMSSPCHIEMILTEKEQIVPKPEEEVAQKKKISQKKLKKQKLMARE; encoded by the coding sequence ATGGTTCGCTACTCACTTGACCCAGAAAACCCTACAAAATCATGCAAATCAAGAGGTTCGAATCTTCGTGTCCACTTTAAGAACACTCGTGAAACTGCCCAGGCCATCAAGGGTATGCACATCCGAAAAGCCACCAAGTATCTGAAGGATGTCACTTTAAAGAAGCAGTGCGTGCCGTTCCGTCGATACAATGGCGGCGTTGGTAGGTGTGCCCAGGCCAAACAGTGGGGCTGGACACAGGGTCGGTGGCCCAAAAAGAGTGCTGAATTTTTACTGCACATGCTTAAAAATGCAGAGAGTAATGCTGAACTTAAGGGTTTGGATGTCGATTCTCTGGTCATTGAGCATATCCAGGTGAACAAAGCTCCCAAGATGCGGCACAGGACATACAGAGCCCATGGTCGGATCAACCCCTACATGAGCTCTCCCTGCCACATCGAGATGATCCTTACTGAAAAAGAGCAAATCGTGCCTAAACCAGAAGAGGAGGTtgcacagaagaaaaagatatcccagaagaaactgaagaaacaaaaacttatggCCCGGGAATAA